A portion of the Bactrocera neohumeralis isolate Rockhampton chromosome 2, APGP_CSIRO_Bneo_wtdbg2-racon-allhic-juicebox.fasta_v2, whole genome shotgun sequence genome contains these proteins:
- the LOC126751056 gene encoding enhancer of split malpha protein — protein sequence MCQQQQQLAAQQNNSNQKSSYSIKRVLQTFFRNKQQQKQEKLQRRYQQQRLPAPQQLQQQQQYPYQQHQRLWYSLESLESLENLRNAQMEEQHYYEEIEDNSANEKLAELVQEAEDSQAEHDVYVPVRFARTEAGTFFWTTNLQPVLSSFTPVAADEDLLQPSYCYSNAQYPHMQYPQHNGDRWAQA from the coding sequence ATGtgtcaacaacagcaacaattagCAGCGCAGCAAAATAACTCCAACCAAAAGTCCAGCTATAGCATTAAGCGTGTCTTGCAGACATTCTTccgcaacaaacaacaacaaaagcaagaaaaattgcAACGCCGTTACCAACAACAGCGTTTGCCAGCACCACAAcaactgcagcagcagcaacaatatcCATATCAGCAACATCAACGTTTATGGTACTCATTGGAATCTTTGGAATCTCTAGAGAATCTGCGCAATGCACAAATGGAAGAACAACATTACTACGAAGAGATCGAAGACAATTCAGCCAATGAGAAACTGGCCGAACTCGTACAAGAAGCGGAAGATTCACAGGCGGAGCATGATGTCTATGTACCCGTACGTTTTGCACGCACCGAAGCGGGCACCTTCTTCTGGACCACCAATCTACAGCCGGTGTTGAGCAGTTTCACACCTGTAGCCGCCGATGAGGATCTGCTGCAGCCCAGCTATTGCTACAGCAATGCACAATATCCACACATGCAGTATCCCCAACATAACGGTGACCGTTGGGCACAAGCCTAA